In the genome of Gloeotrichia echinulata CP02, one region contains:
- a CDS encoding DUF4347 domain-containing protein — MSAETNSLPLGTNTSSDIFGNTSIQRDLTLPVTQLGGSSNQNLVFIDSNLAETSILSSSFENAEVFLLNPNIDGIAQITNVLAQYQNVASVHIVSHGNAGDVLLGNSHLNLANISSYSSDLQSWSHALTTDADVLLYGCNVGAGGDGQSFIQQLSQITGADIAASNDLTGNAALGGDWELEVNTGTIESSSVLDSQAIAQYQSILPIYNGKNYILTNGSKTWENAQAEAQSLGGNLVTINDAAEETWLKSTFGSNQQFWIGFTDKDVEGQFKWVNGEATTYTNWAPGEPNNRGGNENYAVMNWGSTGKWNDLPSTVVRRGLIEVAPASLALEKNTYSINETAGSLVIGVVRSNDSTDKATVQYRVDSGTAVADSDFTATSGTLTFGVGETSKTFTIPIINDTLIEGNETFTLVIESPTGADLGTIRTASVTLIDDESTVLTISEPEVNENAGNAIITVTRGNGVGTGTVDFTTVDGTAIAGSDYQATSGQLTFADGETSKTITIGLINDTIGEPDETFTIQFTNLVGVTLQDTSLNTVTIIDDDPGSFIRETFISGLNQPTAFVRTPDNSLMYILEKSGIIKVAQGNTVLATRFIDLRQDVNNVRDRGALGLAIHPDFFNGSPYIYVSYTYDPPEAYLNTNPTTTLDDPDRAGNRPARVVRITADATNGYRTAVANSQVVIVGKNSTWANTSRPDGNSTTDFSIPESGRTTDGGYVQDYIKTDSESHTIGQLAFGADGALYVSVGDGTSYNGRDARSASVLNLDSLSGKILRVDPLTGQGLADNPFFNGDPNSNRSKVWNLGLRNPFRFTIKPGTSTPFIGDVGWSTWEEVNVGTSGANFGWPAYEGGTNAVNLVNLRQPLYDAANIPAIEALYNPDQVVTAPIYARNHSAGAKAIVLGDFYDGNTFPSAYNDTVFVADVNEGTVDALTLNSENRVTAVRRFASGIPGIVYMETGPDGNLYYVNLGTNSIGRWRPV; from the coding sequence ATGAGTGCAGAAACAAATTCTCTCCCCTTGGGAACAAATACCTCATCAGATATTTTTGGCAACACATCTATACAGAGAGACCTGACATTACCAGTGACACAGCTAGGAGGATCTAGTAATCAGAATCTGGTTTTTATTGATAGTAACCTTGCCGAAACCTCCATTTTGAGTAGCAGCTTTGAGAATGCAGAAGTGTTTTTGCTAAATCCAAACATTGATGGTATAGCACAAATCACGAATGTTCTCGCCCAGTACCAAAATGTTGCGAGTGTACATATTGTCTCTCACGGTAACGCAGGGGATGTGTTGTTAGGCAACAGCCATTTAAATTTGGCAAATATCAGTAGTTATAGCAGTGATTTGCAAAGTTGGAGTCATGCCTTGACTACTGATGCAGATGTACTGTTATATGGCTGTAACGTGGGAGCAGGAGGGGACGGACAAAGTTTCATCCAGCAACTGAGCCAAATCACAGGTGCAGATATTGCAGCTTCTAATGACTTAACAGGAAATGCTGCCCTTGGTGGTGACTGGGAGTTAGAAGTTAACACTGGAACAATTGAATCAAGTAGTGTTTTGGATAGTCAGGCGATCGCACAGTATCAAAGTATTTTGCCAATTTACAACGGCAAGAACTACATATTAACCAACGGGTCAAAAACCTGGGAAAACGCTCAAGCCGAAGCCCAGAGTTTAGGCGGTAACTTAGTCACGATTAATGATGCAGCAGAGGAAACTTGGCTGAAATCGACCTTTGGTAGTAATCAGCAGTTCTGGATAGGCTTCACAGATAAAGATGTAGAAGGGCAATTTAAGTGGGTGAATGGAGAAGCCACCACCTACACCAACTGGGCACCAGGTGAACCAAATAACCGGGGTGGTAACGAAAACTATGCTGTGATGAATTGGGGGAGTACTGGGAAGTGGAATGATCTGCCCTCAACAGTTGTCCGTCGCGGCCTTATTGAGGTTGCACCAGCTTCGCTCGCCCTGGAGAAAAACACTTATTCTATCAATGAAACTGCAGGGAGTTTAGTCATTGGAGTTGTTCGCAGTAACGATAGCACTGATAAGGCAACGGTTCAGTATCGGGTAGATAGTGGCACAGCCGTGGCAGATTCAGACTTTACGGCAACCAGTGGTACATTGACATTTGGTGTTGGAGAAACGTCTAAAACCTTTACTATTCCTATCATCAATGACACCCTGATAGAAGGGAACGAAACCTTCACCCTCGTGATCGAATCTCCCACAGGGGCAGATTTAGGCACGATTCGGACAGCAAGCGTCACCCTCATTGATGATGAAAGTACAGTACTGACGATCAGCGAACCGGAGGTTAATGAGAATGCAGGCAACGCAATCATTACCGTAACACGGGGTAATGGCGTCGGCACCGGGACTGTAGACTTTACCACCGTTGATGGAACTGCGATCGCCGGCAGTGATTATCAGGCTACCTCTGGTCAACTCACCTTTGCCGACGGCGAAACCTCCAAAACAATTACAATTGGTCTGATTAACGATACGATTGGGGAGCCGGACGAAACCTTCACGATTCAGTTTACTAATCTGGTAGGAGTGACTTTACAAGACACTAGCCTGAACACCGTGACCATCATCGATGACGATCCGGGAAGTTTTATTCGAGAAACTTTCATCTCCGGGCTAAACCAACCAACGGCGTTTGTTCGCACACCAGATAACTCCCTGATGTATATTCTGGAAAAATCCGGCATCATCAAAGTTGCACAGGGTAACACCGTCCTCGCAACGCGCTTTATTGACCTCAGACAGGATGTCAACAATGTGCGCGATCGCGGGGCACTAGGGCTGGCCATTCACCCTGACTTCTTCAATGGCAGTCCTTACATCTACGTTTCCTACACCTACGATCCACCAGAAGCCTATCTCAATACCAATCCCACCACCACCCTGGATGACCCAGATAGGGCTGGCAACCGTCCGGCTCGGGTTGTGCGAATCACAGCAGATGCTACCAATGGATATCGCACCGCAGTAGCTAACAGTCAAGTGGTGATTGTCGGCAAGAACAGTACCTGGGCGAATACCAGCCGTCCTGATGGCAACAGCACCACTGATTTTTCCATCCCCGAATCAGGTAGAACTACAGATGGGGGATACGTGCAAGACTACATCAAAACCGATAGTGAATCCCATACTATCGGACAACTCGCCTTTGGGGCAGACGGTGCCCTATACGTGAGTGTCGGTGATGGCACCTCCTATAATGGTAGGGATGCCCGCTCTGCTTCTGTGTTAAACTTAGACAGCCTATCTGGTAAAATCCTGCGCGTAGATCCCCTAACGGGACAAGGGCTAGCAGACAATCCGTTCTTCAATGGCGATCCAAATAGCAACCGCTCTAAAGTATGGAACCTGGGGCTACGCAATCCCTTCCGATTTACCATCAAACCGGGAACCAGCACCCCCTTTATTGGCGATGTCGGTTGGAGCACATGGGAAGAAGTGAATGTCGGCACCAGTGGCGCTAACTTTGGCTGGCCTGCTTACGAAGGTGGCACCAATGCAGTCAATCTTGTCAATTTGCGCCAGCCGTTATATGATGCGGCTAATATCCCAGCAATCGAAGCTTTGTACAACCCTGATCAGGTTGTCACTGCACCCATCTATGCGCGGAATCACTCAGCAGGGGCAAAGGCGATTGTTCTGGGCGACTTCTACGACGGCAATACATTTCCCAGTGCTTACAATGATACTGTCTTTGTTGCCGATGTGAATGAAGGTACAGTAGATGCACTAACGCTCAATAGCGAGAATCGTGTTACCGCAGTCCGTCGGTTTGCCTCTGGTATTCCCGGTATTGTCTATATGGAAACTGGACCTGATGGGAATCTATATTACGTCAATTTAGGTACTAATTCAATCGGTCGCTGGCGTCCTGTTTAA